A stretch of Blautia liquoris DNA encodes these proteins:
- a CDS encoding carbohydrate ABC transporter permease has product MDKIHLSKKIKQNLTGYAFILPNVIGVFLFTLFPMVFSLITSFTDWDYTKGIGNWNYIGMQNYVEMWKDDWFTSSLLNTIVFALIVVPCTIVISLVLAVIIDQYCFGKVPLRMAMFMPYISNIVAVSIVWVMMYSPWGPFTQLVKAFGVKNPPQWLGDEKWSLIAIMIMTIWSQVGYSIMIYTSSIQGLPKDVYEAADIDGASGFQKFFKLTIHFLSPTTFFLIITTFISCFQVFAQVQIMTKGGPGSSSNVLVYYIYTSAFSFYKMGYASAMSWILFIILFIITMIQWRGQKKWVSY; this is encoded by the coding sequence TTGGATAAGATACACTTATCAAAGAAAATAAAGCAGAATTTAACCGGTTACGCTTTTATTCTGCCGAATGTGATTGGCGTTTTTCTCTTTACATTATTTCCTATGGTTTTTTCGCTTATCACGAGTTTTACGGACTGGGATTATACAAAAGGGATTGGAAATTGGAATTATATCGGGATGCAAAACTATGTAGAGATGTGGAAAGATGATTGGTTTACAAGTTCACTTCTCAATACGATTGTGTTTGCATTGATAGTTGTTCCATGCACAATTGTAATTTCATTAGTTCTGGCGGTGATTATTGATCAATATTGTTTTGGAAAAGTTCCCCTGCGTATGGCTATGTTTATGCCATATATCTCAAATATTGTGGCGGTGTCTATTGTATGGGTTATGATGTATTCTCCCTGGGGACCTTTTACTCAATTAGTCAAGGCATTTGGTGTAAAGAATCCCCCCCAATGGCTTGGGGATGAAAAGTGGTCTCTGATTGCAATCATGATTATGACTATATGGAGTCAAGTTGGATATTCGATTATGATTTATACCTCATCAATTCAAGGGCTGCCAAAGGATGTATATGAGGCGGCAGACATAGATGGGGCATCAGGGTTCCAAAAGTTTTTTAAACTGACAATCCATTTTTTGTCACCTACAACTTTCTTTTTGATTATTACAACGTTTATTTCCTGCTTCCAAGTGTTTGCACAGGTACAGATCATGACGAAAGGTGGTCCGGGCAGCTCCTCTAATGTCCTTGTCTATTACATATATACCTCGGCATTTTCATTTTATAAGATGGGGTATGCGTCGGCAATGTCATGGATTCTTTTTATTATTCTGTTTATTATCACGATGATTCAGTGGCGCGGACAGAAAAAATGGGTGAGCTATTAA
- a CDS encoding ABC transporter substrate-binding protein: MKRKALVMLAVSIMTAAVMAGCGGSDKNGSSNESGKEKSDDVVTLRLWGGVPPEAGPQESCDLFNKEYKDRGIQVEYERFVNDETGNLKLETNLLSGTGIDLYISYASDQLEKRASGDMALDLSEFMKEDDFDLESYVGDMAKAYYVDGKPYSLPTKSDKYGIVINKDMFDKAGIEVPKDWTFEEFREIAKKLTHGEGQDKVYGMFWNTQQDITYPLNYLSVLTLGGDPMYQDENTTRFSDPVNIASIQLLKDMMAEDETSPTHTDSMTQKLSQEGTFLAEKSAMTVGPWMIRSIKDTANYPHEFVTAFAPYPVIDENQRNYTQGGYGDHLCINPKSEHTKEAWEFAKWYAMKGMIPLAKGGRVPAFNTYDVQEVTDAFMDGAEDLLDEESTKSVLIEPADNYAVPTITNHIAEIKKVLIEESEKALIGDESVEDAMKTADERSSVILNK; the protein is encoded by the coding sequence CCGCTGCTGTAATGGCCGGATGTGGAGGCTCTGACAAAAATGGCTCTTCAAATGAGTCGGGAAAAGAAAAATCAGATGATGTAGTGACCTTACGATTATGGGGAGGTGTTCCACCGGAAGCCGGACCGCAGGAGTCGTGCGATCTTTTTAATAAGGAGTACAAAGATAGGGGTATTCAAGTTGAGTATGAACGTTTTGTAAACGATGAGACAGGAAATCTAAAACTTGAGACAAACCTTCTCTCCGGGACAGGAATAGATCTTTATATCTCTTATGCATCGGATCAATTAGAAAAAAGAGCTTCTGGAGATATGGCTCTTGATTTGAGTGAATTCATGAAAGAAGATGATTTTGACCTGGAATCTTATGTTGGGGATATGGCTAAGGCATATTATGTGGATGGAAAACCATATTCATTACCTACGAAATCCGATAAGTATGGGATTGTTATCAACAAAGATATGTTTGATAAAGCAGGAATTGAAGTGCCGAAAGACTGGACATTTGAGGAGTTTAGAGAAATAGCGAAGAAACTTACACATGGAGAAGGTCAGGATAAAGTATATGGAATGTTTTGGAACACACAGCAGGATATTACCTATCCGTTAAATTATCTATCTGTTCTGACACTTGGCGGAGACCCAATGTATCAGGATGAAAATACAACACGTTTCTCTGATCCGGTCAATATAGCAAGTATACAATTACTGAAAGACATGATGGCGGAAGATGAAACGTCTCCAACGCATACGGATTCCATGACGCAAAAGCTGTCACAGGAAGGAACGTTCCTTGCAGAAAAATCGGCTATGACAGTTGGTCCATGGATGATCAGAAGCATCAAAGATACAGCGAATTATCCTCATGAGTTTGTTACAGCGTTTGCCCCTTACCCAGTGATAGACGAAAACCAACGAAATTACACGCAGGGAGGATATGGAGATCATCTGTGCATTAATCCGAAATCAGAACATACAAAAGAGGCATGGGAGTTTGCAAAATGGTATGCGATGAAAGGTATGATTCCATTAGCGAAGGGCGGAAGAGTACCTGCATTTAATACATATGATGTTCAGGAGGTGACGGATGCATTTATGGATGGTGCCGAGGACCTTCTAGATGAGGAATCAACAAAAAGTGTATTGATTGAACCTGCCGATAATTATGCGGTTCCGACAATTACAAACCATATTGCGGAAATAAAGAAAGTTTTAATAGAGGAAAGTGAGAAGGCGTTAATTGGAGATGAATCTGTTGAGGATGCCATGAAAACGGCAGATGAAAGAAGTTCTGTGATATTGAATAAGTAA